One genomic region from Procambarus clarkii isolate CNS0578487 chromosome 85, FALCON_Pclarkii_2.0, whole genome shotgun sequence encodes:
- the LOC123751296 gene encoding piggyBac transposable element-derived protein 4-like: MIAKYFHVYNNKSIPPSQGVDKLIKVRSLMQYLLNRFKRIYIPNKKLSLNEGTMPWRGRLSFKTYNPNKPDKYGIRLYMLAEATSGYIYDFEIYSGVGKTTIDTVMALIEPLKDKGYHLYMDNYYNSVRLSEALLQVGVYTCGTLRLQRGAPKSLQMQAKGKVPVDKTLFKRKDNTFIILWKDKRIVSLITNCHNAETQQVQRRKRVRNRDGTTSVQQSSNWPEEDDDIPHAADVNATGANVATPGPSTPRPPTAGPSGVRRPLFTSPVPADLPSSSESEDEAVIITSGASAATRPRIVDNPYRLKRNLSHTQVKIQMRLRCRVCKLSGKRKDTHYKCKTCDVALCPAPCYSYCTMQ; encoded by the exons ATGATTGCTAAATATTtccatgtttataacaataagtcCATACCACCAAGCCAAGGAGTTGACAAACTTATCAAAGTTCGCTCACTCATGCAATATCTCCTGAATAGATTCAAGAGAATATACATTCCCAATAAAAAATTGAGTTTGAATGAAGGGACAATGCCATGGCGTGGCCGTCTATCTTTCAAGACCTATAATCCCAATAAACCAGATAAATACGGAATAAGGCTCTACATGCTAGCTGAAGCCACCAGTGGCTACATTTATGATTTTGAAATCTATTCAGGAGTTGGGAAAACAACGATTGACACAGTTATGGCCTTGATTGAACCACTGAAGGATAaaggttaccatttatatatggacaaCTATTACAATTCGGTCAGATTGAGTGAGGCACTACTTCAAGTAGgggtatacacctgtggtaccctCAGACTGCAGCGTGGTGCACCTAAATCCCTTCAGATGCAAGCAAAGGGTAAAGTGCCAGTAGATAAAACTTTATTCAAACGCAAGGACAATACTTTCATAATTTTGTGGAAAGATAAACGAATTGTTTCACTCATAACAAATTGCCACAATGCAGAAACACAACAGGTTCAACGCAGAAAACGAGTACGGAATCGTGATGGAACAACCTCAGTGCAGCAG TCAAGTAACTGGCCTGAGGAAGATGATGACATCCCACATGCTGCTGATGTCAATGCCACTGGAGCCAATGTTGCAACACCAggaccatcaacacccagacctCCAACAGCAGGACCTTCAGGTGTGAGGCGCCCACTATTCACTTCACCTGTACCTGCAGACTTACCTTCATCGTCTGAGTCAGAAGACGAGGCTGTGATTATCACTAGTGGTGCTTCTGCTGCAACAAGACCCCGTATTGTGGATAATCCATACCGCCTCAAAAGAAACTTGTCCCATACCCAAGTAAAGATACAGATGCGTCTGAGGTGTCGTGTGTGCAAATTGTCGGGTAAAAGGAAGGACACACACTATAAGTGCAAGACGTGTGATGTGGCATTGTGTCCTGCACCATGCTACAGTTACTGCACCATGCAGTAA